In Clostridiales bacterium, the genomic stretch AACCAAGCGGTGCTTGGGCTGCGGCACGACGGTCGTCGATCAGAACAGATGTATCGGCTGCGGACTTTGCACGACCAAGTGCAAGTTCGAGGCGATCAAGCTTCACCGCGATCATCCCGAGGCGAGTAAAATGGTTGTCGCCGAGGATAAGTTCAAGCACATACTTCCGTACGCGGCTAAGCGCGGCGTAAAGATTTTGTTCGCCAAAAAGAGCAAGGACGACAAAGCGTTCGTCAAAAAGAGAAAGCGTGAGTATAAAGCCAAGGAAAAAGAGAACGGCAAGGAGAAGAAGGACTGATGCACGAATTGGGCGTGGTCTTTCACTGCATTAAGCAAATAAAGGATATCGCGGCGGAAAACGAGGTCAAGCGTATAAACTCGGTTACCGTGCAGATAGGCGAGGTGTCTACCGTCATTCCGTACTACTTTGAGGACTGCTGGAACTGGGCGGTAAAAAAGGAAGAACCGCCGTTAAAGGACGCCAAGCTCGTTATCGAAAAGATCGATGCGGTAACGCATTGCGAGGACTGCGGCAAGAACTACGGCACGGTCGAGTTCGGCAAGACCTGTCCGCACTGTGGAAGCGGCAAAACCTTTCTCGTAACCGGCAACGAGATAATGATAAAGCAAATCGAAGCGGAGTAAACAGGGTGCAGGGCAAAGGGCATAGGGTACAGGGTCGGTTAATTTAATCAAATCACCGCGAAGCGGTCATCAATTCCTAATTACGAATTACGCATTACGAATTAACTAAATCGCTTGACATAGTATTAAAAATTTGATAGAATAACGTTTGATGAAAGCGTATCGTATAAATGAAATCAAAGAGAAATGTATCGTGGTTATACATTTCTCTTTTTTTCAAGGCGGAGGTAATCAATGAACGATATAGAAGTAAAGTATACCGAATGGCTCAACAAGGCTACGGCGTGCACCGCCGAGCTCAAAGCTATGAGCGCCGACGACAAAAAGGAAGCGTTCTACAAGGATCTCGAATTCGGCACGGCGGGACTGCGCGGAGTTATCGGCGCGGGCACGAACAGGCTCAACGACTACACGATAGGCAAGGTCACGCAAGGGCTTGCGCTCTATCTTTTGTCGCGTAAAAAGAGCGGTAACACCGTCGCCATAAGCTACGACTCGCGCAACTTCTCCGAAAGCTTCGCGCGCTACGCCGCTAGCGTGCTTGCCGCAAACGGTATTAAAGCGTACATAACGCGCGTGTTAGAGCCTACGCCGTACCTTTCGTTTATGGTTCGCCACCTCGGCTGCGACGCGGGCATAATGATCACCGCGAGCCACAACCCCGCCAAGTTCAACGGCTACAAGGTATACGGCGCGGACGGCTGCCAGGTCACCGATAAAGCCGCCGCCGATATATTCGGGTTTATTCAGTCCGTCGATATTTTCGGCGTTAAGCCCGCGGACTTCGATAAAGCCGTTAAGGATAAAACGATAGAATTCGCCGACGTCACGCGCGAGTACCTCGACGCTGTGTACGCGCGGTCGGTAGGCGATAACCGCGAAGTATCGATAGTGTACACGCCGCTCAACGGCACGGGCTGTGAGATCGTGCCGCAAATGTTTAGTGAGCGCGGGTTCAAAAATATTACGATCGTGCCCGAGCAAGCCCAACCGAACGGCGATTTCCCCACGACCCCGTACCCCAACCCCGAAAAGCCGCAGGCGCTCGAACTCGGTATCGCGCTCGCCAAAAAGTCGAAAGCCGATATCGTTATCGGCACCGACCCCGACGCCGACCGTATAGGTATCGCCGTGCGCAATAAGTCGGGCGAGTACGAGCTTTTAACGGGCAATATGCTCGGCGTTTTGCTTATCGACTATATCTGCTCGCACGGCAAGGCTCTGCCCAAAAATCCCGTCGTGGTAAAGACGATAGTTACGACCGACCTCGCCGCGCGCGTTGCGGAGAGCTACGGCGCGACCGTCACCGAGGTGCTTACAGGCTTTAAGTATATCGGCGAGGTGATCAAAAACCTCGAAGAAAAAGGCGAGAGCAATAGGTTCATATTCGGCTACGAGGAGAGCTGCGGCTACCTTTCGGGCGGCTACGTGCGCGACAAGGACGCCGTGCTTGCGAGTATGCTCGTCGCCGAAATGACCGCCGACTATCTCAAAGAGGGCAAAACGCTCGTCGACGTTCTTGACGGCATTTACGCTAAGTTCGGCAAATACTATCACCGCACCGTGTCGCTTTCCTACGAGGGCGCTTCGGGCGCGCAAAAGATGCAAGAGGTGCTCGAAGGCATTCGCAAGAACCCGCCCAAGGACGTGGACGGCTCTAAGGTGGTCGAGAGCATCGACTATCTCACGCAGACTAAGTTAAACTTGCCCAAGTCAAACGTTTTGTCGTACAAGGCGGAGGACGGAAGCAAGCTCATCATCCGCCCGTCGGGCACCGAGCCGCTCATTAAGGTGTATATCACGGCGGCGCGCGGCGGCGAGGAACGCATCGAAAAGATCTTAGCCCAAGCAAAATCTTTTATGTAGTTACATAATAAGGCGGTCAGAAAATGAAGTTTTCCAAAAGCGAATTTCTCGATTATATCGAAGAAAACGACGTTAAGTTCGTCAAGCTTACGTTTTGCGATATGCTCGGCAGACTGCGAAACGTGTCCGTTTTGTCGTCGCAGCTCGAAGACGCGTTCGAGAACGGCGTA encodes the following:
- a CDS encoding hydrogenase maturation nickel metallochaperone HypA, with amino-acid sequence MHELGVVFHCIKQIKDIAAENEVKRINSVTVQIGEVSTVIPYYFEDCWNWAVKKEEPPLKDAKLVIEKIDAVTHCEDCGKNYGTVEFGKTCPHCGSGKTFLVTGNEIMIKQIEAE
- a CDS encoding phospho-sugar mutase; the encoded protein is MNDIEVKYTEWLNKATACTAELKAMSADDKKEAFYKDLEFGTAGLRGVIGAGTNRLNDYTIGKVTQGLALYLLSRKKSGNTVAISYDSRNFSESFARYAASVLAANGIKAYITRVLEPTPYLSFMVRHLGCDAGIMITASHNPAKFNGYKVYGADGCQVTDKAAADIFGFIQSVDIFGVKPADFDKAVKDKTIEFADVTREYLDAVYARSVGDNREVSIVYTPLNGTGCEIVPQMFSERGFKNITIVPEQAQPNGDFPTTPYPNPEKPQALELGIALAKKSKADIVIGTDPDADRIGIAVRNKSGEYELLTGNMLGVLLIDYICSHGKALPKNPVVVKTIVTTDLAARVAESYGATVTEVLTGFKYIGEVIKNLEEKGESNRFIFGYEESCGYLSGGYVRDKDAVLASMLVAEMTADYLKEGKTLVDVLDGIYAKFGKYYHRTVSLSYEGASGAQKMQEVLEGIRKNPPKDVDGSKVVESIDYLTQTKLNLPKSNVLSYKAEDGSKLIIRPSGTEPLIKVYITAARGGEERIEKILAQAKSFM